A genomic segment from Gemmatimonadaceae bacterium encodes:
- a CDS encoding S9 family peptidase, translated as MRLRLIGLTLSSAALATSGTAQTFSLDHFANIARVSDLRLAPASDRAVFVVAWPNYESNAFESEIVEVDLRTRVQRTLTQRKTASSPRWSPDGDRLAFLAAVEGKTQLFVLPTRGGEAVQVTRSPTGVGSFAWRPDGLGFAFTAAPSPASRGRWDDAFEVNGNDYLTLAAPRTVHLWTIAADGGAATRVAEGEWSIPSLFATVSWSADGKKLYFTRQESPGTREWERRELSVVDIATGRITPVPGLEDKRCGAGWPSPDGSRLLVSCPVDGHVKNQSELAVLSLDGGVFTRLTASLDRNFSRGTWRGDSRAVIAAAPDGTASGVWELPLGGAPRRIDVGRVGVNDLDLTADGSLVFIGSEALRPPELYLLRAGASVPERLTNIHATVAALTLGKVEAMTWKSDDGLPLSGILTFPPDFDPSRRYPLLLNIHGGPWGSSREVFAARNQLLAGKGFVVFEPNYRGSDNMGNALYSAVYRDHGAGPGRDVMAGLAILKKRAWVDTTRIGVSGWSYGGYMTTWLIGHYTGWKAAMAGAAVIDLVDDYNLNDLSLYIRAYGETLSFPKDLALMKEQSPMTYVDNMRTPLLLLSNTGDVRVPVTQSYKLYNALKERGREVRMKLWPVAGHFPADPWRARDIDREWAEFFVQRLK; from the coding sequence ATGCGCCTTCGGTTGATCGGCCTCACGCTCAGCTCGGCTGCGCTCGCCACGTCTGGTACCGCGCAAACGTTTTCACTCGATCACTTCGCGAACATCGCGCGCGTCTCCGACTTGCGCCTGGCGCCCGCGAGCGATCGCGCGGTCTTCGTCGTCGCCTGGCCCAACTACGAATCGAACGCCTTCGAGTCCGAGATCGTCGAGGTCGACCTGCGAACGCGGGTGCAACGCACGCTGACGCAGCGCAAGACGGCATCGTCGCCACGCTGGTCGCCGGACGGGGACCGCCTGGCTTTCCTCGCGGCCGTCGAGGGGAAGACACAACTGTTCGTGCTCCCCACGCGCGGCGGCGAAGCGGTGCAGGTCACGCGATCGCCCACGGGCGTCGGGAGTTTCGCCTGGCGACCGGACGGTCTGGGCTTCGCCTTCACCGCGGCTCCGTCACCGGCGTCGCGCGGCCGTTGGGACGACGCGTTCGAGGTGAATGGGAACGATTACCTCACCCTGGCCGCGCCGCGCACCGTCCATCTCTGGACGATTGCTGCCGACGGCGGAGCTGCAACGCGCGTGGCCGAGGGGGAGTGGTCGATCCCCTCCCTCTTTGCCACCGTGAGCTGGTCGGCCGATGGAAAGAAGCTGTACTTCACGCGACAGGAGTCACCGGGGACGCGCGAGTGGGAGCGGCGCGAGCTCTCCGTGGTCGACATCGCCACGGGGCGCATCACGCCGGTACCCGGTCTCGAGGACAAGCGCTGCGGCGCCGGCTGGCCGTCGCCCGATGGCAGCCGCCTGCTCGTCTCCTGCCCCGTCGACGGGCACGTGAAGAACCAGAGTGAACTCGCCGTCCTTTCATTGGATGGGGGGGTGTTCACGCGATTGACCGCTTCGCTCGATCGCAACTTCTCGCGCGGCACATGGCGCGGCGATTCGCGTGCCGTCATTGCCGCCGCTCCGGACGGTACGGCGAGCGGTGTCTGGGAGCTGCCGCTGGGCGGCGCGCCGCGCCGTATCGATGTGGGACGCGTGGGCGTGAATGATCTCGACCTCACCGCCGACGGGTCGCTGGTCTTCATCGGAAGCGAGGCGCTGCGTCCGCCGGAACTCTACCTGCTGCGCGCCGGTGCCAGCGTCCCGGAGCGCCTCACGAACATCCACGCGACCGTGGCCGCCTTGACGTTAGGCAAGGTGGAGGCCATGACATGGAAGAGCGACGACGGGCTCCCGCTCTCGGGAATCCTCACCTTCCCGCCCGACTTCGACCCATCGCGCCGCTACCCGCTGCTGCTCAACATCCACGGCGGTCCGTGGGGTTCCTCGCGCGAGGTCTTCGCGGCGCGCAACCAGCTCCTCGCCGGCAAGGGGTTCGTCGTCTTCGAGCCGAACTACCGCGGGAGTGACAACATGGGGAATGCGCTCTACTCGGCGGTCTATCGCGACCATGGCGCCGGCCCCGGGCGCGACGTGATGGCGGGGCTCGCCATCCTGAAGAAGCGCGCCTGGGTCGACACGACGCGCATCGGCGTCTCCGGCTGGTCGTACGGCGGCTACATGACTACGTGGCTCATTGGCCACTACACGGGATGGAAGGCGGCGATGGCCGGCGCCGCGGTCATCGATCTCGTCGACGACTACAACCTCAACGACCTGAGCCTCTATATCCGCGCCTACGGCGAGACGCTGTCCTTCCCCAAGGATCTCGCGCTCATGAAGGAGCAGTCGCCGATGACGTACGTCGACAACATGCGCACGCCGCTCCTTCTTCTCTCCAACACGGGCGACGTGCGCGTACCCGTGACGCAGTCGTACAAGCTCTACAACGCCCTCAAGGAGCGCGGGCGCGAGGTGCGCATGAAGCTGTGGCCGGTGGCCGGGCACTTCCCCGCCGACCCCTGGCGCGCCCGCGACATCGACCGCGAGTGGGCCGAGTTCTTCGTGCAACGCCTCAAGTAG
- a CDS encoding SusC/RagA family TonB-linked outer membrane protein, producing MQRYVSARRASWHLAALVAMAIATMAGPLTAQQTGRIRGRITDADDKSALPAAQVQVVGTTLGAATGATGQYVVSGVAAGTVTLRVRRIGYTSVTQQVVVPAGGEVTADIALTRAATQLAEVITTATGDVEKKSFGNVVATVNADSLLGKAPITNVNELLQARTAGLQVIQGTGQTGASSSIRIRGASSLSLTNEPLIIIDGIRFDNSPAASNFSSIRVNRLGTLNPDEIESLDVIKGPSAAALYGTAAANGVIVIRTKRGTVGAPKWTIFAEGGAVSQPASFTSNYQGWGTNLNAAGQRVGGPVQCKVFAAARKACVVDSVTSYNPWTAAETDPFQTQPRYTTGLQVSGGSDQLRYFLSGEYQNEVGPYTMPDYEINRITTLRGSRPTDREINPNELTMAAMRGNFSISIRPNLTLDVNSGYIRRDLYNAFEGTFFAGMTFQYMTGPGFKNATNGLQREFVGDVFGVEGKLRDDRFTASSALNWQPYSWLTARAVVGLDQTNSFGYRQQLRGQGPQVGVSWGPISNEGGKDYDRSNNSRYTLDVGATATKDFTNQISLRTSVGAQRFFDALYQSQGRGYGLPPGASTPNSARQRESWEFTSEEATYGAFIEEAVSWRDRLFLTGAMRTDQTSAFGREAKRTIYPRAAVSYVISDEAWFPKLPGVDRLRLRTAYGKAGVQPSTIAALQFLGAAAFPTGTSADEPGLRLASIGNQDLKPEVTTEVEGGFDVGFLDGRINVEATMFRKLSRDALYNRPLPPSYGTAIGSGSPTQWQNLAAVENRGTELTVDVAVLRSRAFSLDLHANGSLLKNKLVDAGSVPLPTTPGARNEVGYPLFGLWDRKIESFADANGDGLIGDNEIVVSSALAYKGSSLPQREAGLSTTLGFLNRALQLSVLMDYRGDFYKRWQYEEWRCQSSGNCQAVNDPKASLADQAAATAANSSSKRTVWGYYVRNDFMKLREISANYTLPANLAARWLRSRSVSINVAARNLGYPWSKYPGIDPESNNSVANTGGGNSELTAQPPLRYFISRVNIQF from the coding sequence ATGCAGCGGTACGTCTCAGCAAGACGCGCATCGTGGCATCTGGCGGCACTCGTCGCGATGGCGATCGCGACAATGGCAGGGCCGCTCACGGCGCAACAGACCGGACGCATACGCGGCCGCATCACCGACGCCGACGACAAGTCGGCGCTCCCGGCCGCGCAGGTACAAGTGGTGGGCACCACCCTGGGAGCCGCCACCGGCGCCACAGGGCAGTACGTGGTCTCCGGCGTTGCTGCCGGAACCGTCACGCTGCGCGTGCGGCGCATCGGGTACACCAGCGTCACGCAGCAGGTCGTGGTGCCCGCGGGTGGCGAGGTCACGGCCGACATCGCGCTCACGCGCGCGGCCACGCAGCTCGCCGAGGTCATCACCACCGCCACCGGCGACGTCGAGAAGAAGTCGTTCGGCAACGTCGTGGCAACCGTCAACGCCGACTCACTCCTCGGCAAGGCGCCCATCACAAACGTCAACGAGCTGCTGCAGGCGCGCACCGCCGGGCTGCAGGTCATCCAGGGGACGGGGCAGACCGGTGCCTCGAGCTCGATCCGCATTCGCGGTGCCTCCTCGCTCTCGCTCACCAACGAGCCGCTCATCATCATCGACGGTATCCGCTTCGACAACTCACCGGCGGCCAGCAACTTCAGCTCGATTCGCGTCAACCGCCTGGGCACCCTGAATCCGGACGAGATCGAATCACTCGACGTCATCAAGGGACCGTCGGCTGCGGCGCTCTACGGAACGGCCGCCGCCAACGGCGTCATTGTCATTCGCACCAAGCGTGGCACGGTCGGCGCACCAAAGTGGACGATCTTCGCGGAGGGGGGCGCCGTGTCGCAGCCGGCGAGCTTCACCTCCAACTACCAGGGATGGGGGACCAACCTCAACGCAGCCGGCCAGCGCGTGGGTGGCCCGGTGCAGTGCAAGGTCTTCGCGGCCGCCCGCAAGGCGTGCGTCGTCGACTCGGTGACGAGCTACAACCCGTGGACCGCGGCCGAGACCGATCCCTTCCAGACGCAACCGCGCTACACCACGGGGTTGCAGGTGTCGGGAGGGAGCGACCAACTGCGCTACTTCCTCTCGGGCGAGTACCAGAACGAAGTGGGCCCGTACACGATGCCCGACTACGAGATCAATCGCATCACCACGCTCCGCGGCTCGCGCCCGACCGACCGGGAGATCAATCCCAATGAGCTGACGATGGCCGCGATGCGCGGGAACTTCTCGATCAGCATCCGTCCCAACCTCACGCTCGACGTCAACTCGGGCTACATCAGGCGCGACCTCTACAACGCCTTCGAGGGGACGTTCTTTGCCGGGATGACGTTCCAGTACATGACGGGGCCCGGCTTCAAGAACGCCACCAACGGCCTGCAGCGCGAGTTCGTCGGCGACGTCTTTGGCGTCGAGGGCAAGCTGCGCGACGATCGCTTCACGGCGAGCAGCGCGCTCAACTGGCAACCGTACAGCTGGCTCACCGCCCGCGCCGTCGTCGGGCTCGACCAGACCAACTCGTTCGGCTATCGCCAGCAACTCAGGGGACAGGGGCCGCAGGTCGGCGTGTCGTGGGGCCCCATCTCCAACGAAGGGGGAAAGGACTACGACCGCTCGAACAACTCGCGCTACACGCTCGACGTGGGCGCGACGGCGACGAAGGACTTCACCAACCAGATCTCGCTGCGCACGTCAGTGGGCGCGCAGCGCTTCTTCGACGCGCTGTACCAGTCGCAGGGACGCGGCTATGGCCTCCCGCCAGGTGCATCCACCCCAAACTCGGCGCGGCAGCGCGAGTCGTGGGAGTTCACCTCCGAGGAAGCCACTTACGGCGCCTTCATCGAAGAAGCGGTGTCGTGGCGCGATCGCCTCTTCCTGACCGGGGCCATGCGCACCGACCAGACCTCCGCCTTCGGGCGCGAGGCCAAGCGCACGATCTATCCGCGCGCCGCGGTCTCGTACGTCATCTCCGACGAAGCGTGGTTCCCGAAGCTCCCCGGCGTCGATCGCCTGCGCCTGCGCACCGCGTACGGCAAGGCCGGCGTGCAGCCGAGCACCATCGCCGCGCTTCAGTTCCTTGGTGCCGCCGCCTTCCCGACCGGGACGTCGGCCGATGAGCCTGGGCTACGCCTCGCCTCCATCGGCAACCAGGACCTGAAACCCGAAGTCACCACCGAAGTCGAAGGCGGATTCGACGTCGGCTTCCTCGATGGACGCATCAACGTCGAGGCGACGATGTTCCGCAAGCTGTCGCGCGACGCGCTGTACAATCGCCCGCTCCCGCCGTCGTACGGCACGGCGATCGGGTCGGGCTCGCCGACGCAGTGGCAGAATCTGGCCGCGGTCGAGAATCGCGGCACCGAACTGACCGTCGATGTGGCGGTGCTGCGCAGCCGCGCCTTCTCGCTCGACCTCCACGCCAACGGCTCGCTCCTCAAGAACAAGCTCGTCGATGCCGGGAGTGTCCCGCTGCCCACGACGCCCGGTGCGCGCAATGAGGTCGGCTATCCGCTCTTTGGCCTGTGGGACCGCAAGATCGAGTCGTTCGCCGATGCCAATGGCGACGGACTCATTGGCGACAACGAGATCGTCGTGTCGTCGGCCCTGGCCTACAAGGGCTCTTCGCTGCCTCAGCGCGAGGCGGGGCTCAGCACCACGCTGGGCTTCCTCAATCGCGCGTTGCAACTGTCGGTGCTCATGGATTACCGCGGCGACTTCTACAAGCGGTGGCAGTACGAGGAGTGGCGCTGCCAGTCGAGCGGCAACTGCCAGGCCGTCAATGACCCCAAGGCGTCACTCGCCGACCAGGCGGCGGCCACGGCGGCCAACAGCTCCAGCAAGCGCACCGTCTGGGGCTACTACGTCCGTAACGACTTCATGAAGCTGCGCGAGATTTCGGCAAACTACACGCTGCCGGCCAACCTGGCGGCGCGCTGGCTGCGCTCACGCTCCGTGTCCATCAACGTCGCGGCCCGCAACCTGGGCTATCCGTGGAGCAAGTACCCGGGCATCGACCCGGAGTCGAACAACTCCGTCGCCAACACCGGTGGAGGCAACAGCGAACTCACGGCCCAACCGCCGCTTCGCTACTTCATCTCCCGCGTCAACATCCAGTTCTGA
- a CDS encoding amidohydrolase family protein: MRMTARGLLVASLLRSRLAPLLALALPLQLAAAQAAAKSQPPRRLAVKAARMIDPEKGTVVANPVILIEGDTVTAVGSALAIPAGTAVVDLGNQTILPGLLDMHTHVTSQPSENYYDDMFRRSPIDAAVTAHVYARRTLDAGFTTIRDAGAAELIDIALRNAINRGEIPGPRIHAATLTVGATGGHGDMSGFSPYLKMGGMSGIADGEAEIRKLIRQEVKMGADQVKLIATAGVLSEEESVGAPQYSQAEMKAVVDEASMWGKRVMAHAHGAEGIKRAIRAGVASVEHASFIDDEGIRLAKEKGTYLVMDVYNDDWILSEYQKLGYPQKILDKERMVGRTQRENFRKAVQGGVKMAYGTDAGVYPHGMNGKQFAKMVEWGMTPMQAIQAATVNAADLLGTPGKVGVLKPGAWADLIAVKGDPLKDVSELERVKVVIKGGVVVKKEATPPTT; the protein is encoded by the coding sequence ATGCGCATGACTGCACGCGGCTTGCTCGTGGCCTCCCTGCTTCGTTCGCGGCTGGCGCCGCTGCTCGCCCTCGCCCTGCCGTTGCAGCTCGCGGCGGCGCAAGCCGCGGCGAAGTCGCAGCCGCCGCGGCGCCTGGCCGTGAAGGCCGCGCGCATGATCGATCCCGAGAAGGGGACGGTCGTGGCCAATCCCGTCATCCTCATCGAGGGGGACACGGTGACCGCCGTGGGGAGCGCGCTGGCCATTCCCGCGGGCACGGCGGTCGTCGACCTGGGGAACCAGACGATCCTCCCTGGCCTCCTCGACATGCACACGCACGTGACGTCGCAGCCCAGCGAGAACTACTACGACGACATGTTCCGCCGTTCGCCGATCGATGCGGCGGTGACGGCGCACGTCTACGCCAGGCGCACGCTCGACGCCGGCTTTACCACGATCCGCGATGCCGGCGCCGCGGAACTCATCGACATTGCCCTGCGCAACGCGATCAATCGCGGCGAGATCCCGGGGCCGCGCATCCACGCCGCCACGCTCACCGTTGGTGCCACCGGCGGACACGGCGACATGAGCGGCTTCTCCCCCTACCTGAAGATGGGAGGGATGTCGGGGATCGCCGACGGCGAAGCCGAGATCCGCAAGCTCATTCGCCAGGAAGTGAAGATGGGCGCCGATCAGGTCAAGCTCATCGCCACCGCCGGCGTCCTGAGCGAAGAGGAGTCGGTCGGGGCGCCGCAGTACTCGCAGGCGGAGATGAAAGCGGTGGTCGACGAGGCGTCGATGTGGGGAAAGCGCGTGATGGCGCACGCCCACGGCGCCGAGGGGATCAAGCGCGCCATTCGCGCCGGCGTGGCATCCGTCGAGCACGCGTCGTTCATCGACGACGAGGGGATCCGCCTGGCGAAGGAGAAGGGGACCTACCTCGTGATGGATGTCTACAACGACGACTGGATCCTGAGCGAATACCAGAAGCTTGGCTATCCGCAGAAGATCCTCGACAAGGAGCGGATGGTTGGGCGCACGCAGCGCGAGAACTTTCGCAAGGCGGTGCAGGGCGGGGTGAAAATGGCGTACGGGACCGACGCCGGCGTCTACCCGCACGGGATGAACGGGAAGCAGTTCGCGAAGATGGTGGAGTGGGGGATGACGCCGATGCAGGCCATCCAGGCGGCGACGGTGAACGCCGCCGACTTGTTAGGCACGCCGGGAAAGGTCGGCGTCCTCAAGCCTGGCGCCTGGGCCGACCTCATCGCCGTGAAGGGCGACCCGCTCAAGGACGTGTCGGAACTCGAGCGGGTCAAGGTGGTGATCAAGGGCGGGGTGGTGGTGAAGAAGGAGGCGACGCCACCGACCACGTGA